Proteins co-encoded in one Nothobranchius furzeri strain GRZ-AD chromosome 4, NfurGRZ-RIMD1, whole genome shotgun sequence genomic window:
- the LOC139069784 gene encoding uncharacterized protein yields MNVLSEFNNPQDRLSARCELRLSKGKKITLCARSGLVRHEPAEPARPACNVTQMHGSIRARLAGTEGRNVTVPCNVFWRRGSLSELTIAPNKRHLHQLTQNSFRVIDFETKLVSSVIVTRRHLRTDLVTLGSFYQPRAQRTPSPPDISDPPEGLLNWMFLHLSIPRARVRRYVARVNETDVGWFKSYLSDRFHFVNVHDKSSSYSRVTCGVPQGSVLGPILFTIYMLPIGKIIRQHGINFHCYADDTQLYLSINPDEPNRLGRLQACLEDIKNWMTLNFLLLNQDKTEVLIFGPEIQKRKLLGQSPDLNGITLISENKARNLGVIFDQDISFKSQVSQVCRISFFHLWNIAKIRSILSRSDAEKLVHAFITSRLDYCNSLLSGSPQNVVKSLQLVQNAAARVLMRIKKRDHISPVLASQHWLPVKFRIDFKILLLTYKALNNQGPSYISNLIVPYVPNRSLRSQTAGLLVVPRISKLRMGGRSFSYQAPLLWNQLPALVREADTLSTFKNRLKTFLFDKAYS; encoded by the exons ATGAATGTCCTGTCAG AGTTTAACAACCCTCAGGACCGTTTGTCAGCTCGCTGTGAGCTCCGCCTGTCAAAAGGAAAGAAG ATAACACTGTGTGCTCGCTCTGGCCTTGTGAGACACGAGCCAGCTGAGCCTGCACGCCCAGCCTGTAATGTCACACAGATGCACGGCTCCATCAGGGCCCGATTGGCAGGAACGGAGGGCAGAAATGTGACAGTGCCATGCAATGTTTTCTGGAGACGGGGCTCCCTTTCAGAGCTTAC aatcgctccgaataaacgccacctgcaccagctgacgcaaaactccttcagagttattgattttgagacgaaattagtttcatcagtcattgtgacccggagacatctcaggacagaTTTGGTCACACtagggtccttctaccaacctcgtgctcaGAGgacaccatctccacctgacatctcggatccaccagagggtctcctgaactgg ATGTTCCTTCACCTGAGCATTCCCAGAGCCCGAGTGCGCAGGTACGTAGCGCGCGTGAACGAGACTGATG taggctggtttaaatcctacctgtctgacagatttcattttgtaaatgtacatgacaaatcttcttcatactccagggttacttgcggagtaccacagggttcagtgcttggaccaattctttttactatatatatgctcccaattggtaaaatcattagacagcatgggataaacttccactgttatgctgacgatacccagttatatttatccattaaccctgatgaacctaatcggttgggtagattacaggcttgtcttgaggacataaaaaattggatgactcttaacttcttgcttttaaatcaagacaagacggaagttctcatctttggaccagaaatccagaaaaggaaattgctgggccaatcgcctgaccttaatggcattacattaatctccgagaacaaagcaaggaaccttggtgttatctttgaccaggacatttcattcaaatcccaggtttcacaagtttgtcggatttcctttttccacctttggaatattgctaagattagaagcatactttccaggagtgacgctgaaaaactagttcatgcatttattacatcaagactggattactgtaattcattactctcaggaagtccacagaatgtagttaaaagtcttcagcttgtccaaaatgctgcagctagagttctgatgagaattaaaaagagagatcatatctctcctgtcttagcttcccaacattggctacctgttaaattcagaatagattttaagatccttcttctcacatataaagctcttaataatcaaggtccatcatacatcagtaatctgattgttccatatgttcctaaccgatcacttcgctctcagactgcaggtctactggtggttccaagaatatctaaacttaggatgggaggcagatcttttagttatcaggctcctctcctgtggaaccagctcccagctttagtccgtgaggcagacactttgtctacttttaagaataggcttaaaacatttttatttgataaggcctatagttaa